A genomic region of Mesobacillus jeotgali contains the following coding sequences:
- a CDS encoding LiaI-LiaF-like domain-containing protein has product MKNQRIIPGMILIGFGIYFYLQQQNVSLFNEFYTWPTLLIIVGAAFLVQGYWGKDYEAIFPGVILVGFGVHFHVVNKFDLWPDHLGAFILIIALGFLLRYQKTGNGLFHGVLFLILAGLLLFYDRITGWLGLLENGVTTAWRFWPAALILIGVYLLFIKKK; this is encoded by the coding sequence ATGAAAAATCAGAGAATTATACCAGGAATGATATTAATCGGATTTGGAATCTATTTTTATCTTCAGCAGCAAAATGTTTCGTTGTTCAATGAATTTTATACTTGGCCGACACTTTTGATCATTGTCGGGGCTGCCTTTTTAGTTCAAGGATACTGGGGCAAGGATTATGAAGCCATCTTTCCAGGTGTGATCCTCGTTGGCTTCGGTGTCCACTTTCATGTGGTCAATAAATTCGACCTCTGGCCCGATCACCTCGGTGCATTCATCTTAATAATTGCTCTCGGATTCTTGCTGCGATACCAGAAAACAGGCAATGGCTTGTTTCACGGAGTCCTCTTTCTCATTTTAGCTGGTTTGCTTCTGTTTTATGACAGAATCACCGGATGGCTTGGTTTATTGGAAAATGGAGTCACGACAGCATGGAGATTTTGGCCGGCAGCATTGATTCTTATTGGTGTTTACCTTTTATTTATAAAAAAGAAATAA